The DNA region TTGGGAAAAAGAGAAATAACATAACTTTAAATCCTTCATCCATGTGTTTCCTGAAAAAAATTACACCATGTTGTGCAAGTCATGTGATATTGGGACAAACGGTTCCTTTTTGAAGTGGGTGATTCAGATTGGTAACTTAGTTGACAACGCTTTTTCAGACTAACACAAAAAACTTGTAGTGCATAAAATGTCTTGATAATCTTGAAATCTATATAAAGGAAGAAGTATGAAAATCATTTATGTTTGAGGTCATTTTCATGCATATTTGCAAAGTAGAATGACCAACTCTACAAAATTGGACTGCTGAATACCAAGGTTTTATGTCCCATACACCTTATTTTTGAAGAAAAGTGATGGCTTTTCCAACAAATAATGACGTGATTtggaaaaatataattatgtacTAAGAAAATAAGCATTGGTACTATATCTTGATGAAAATGCATTAAACATATATCCCACGGGCATGAAATGTAAATGCAATTATAGAATGACTCATATATAGTTAGTCTAAAGATCTTCAGCATATCAcataaggctacatccacaacgtGAATTAAGGTAAAGATATGTGTGACCTCCAGACCtccagaatcaaagcacatgcttattcGTAATTCCGAaactttactgtgataaaccatttagactttggTTATAACCTGTTACCAACagtcaaaaataacatttataacatttttcgTTCATTTGAACGTTTTCAGTCCCTGGTTACAAGTAAATAACGGTGCTTTTTATGCTTTTACATTGTATTTAGTCATGCTGTTAATGAAACACAATCATACCTGCCACATGTTGAGGTTTAATAGGCCCCGCCTTCATCATGAACGGTTCCCCACCCTCAAAGGCCATGATTGGGTCAGCAGGTTGACCCTGCCCACTGCTACTGCCACTGTGATTGGACAGCTTGATGATTTCCTCAAAATCTGCTGTCTCTCCATTGGAGGAAAGTCCATTCTGATGCTTGTTGGTCTGGACACCATTAATTATTGGCGATGAATCCCAAGACATAGGGCTGAGAAACAAACAtgaaataaaacacacatttggGATCTATGGCTCTGATTTACAACAAAACTCAAACAATCTGGGAGTCATTTTCATTGTTTGATCTATAGTCAGATTTTAGCAACAAGTACTTTGGCTACGTTCAACATGACACTAATTACACCGATGGACCATAAAAACTATGAAACTTCTGTGCTTTGCAAATCATAACTATGCTTACCTTGTTTTCATGTCACCCTGTGATTGGTTTAAATTTGTCGCACCACTATGGAGAGAGTCTGAAGGATTTTTCTGGATTACTGAAAGACATATATTTCTCACTCAAACTCAGTAAACAAACTCTCCTCACCATTTACAGATATGTCAGATGACTATTAAGATTAATCAAAAGAGAAAAGAGTTATTATTCAAAAGCTATACCACATGCACAATACTAAACAATACATGAAAAATCAAAAAGTGTATAACCAGTCAATATTTACCGCTGTCAGAGATTTTGCCATTCACTTGCGCTGGAGACTTTGCATCCTTCTGCAAAGAAACAAATAAGTGAAGTTTATTTACCTGTCCAtctgtgtttgtatgtgcatGTGACATACATTTAGACTAAATTAAAAACAGATTTATCCCACCTGTCCTCCTGCATCACTCTTACGAGTCCTTTTCATGATTTCCTCTAGACGctagagaggtcaacaaagacaCGTTAGTCACACTTATCTACCAGTAGGGTTATTTAACCCTTAttttgtgttccggtcattttgatgCAGATGACTTTTGTTttcgtagttttttttttttttttttttaatccattaaaattccttgactttgttcatatATGGTAtctgattatttgtttatttttttgtacaattttctttacttttttggttttatttcactttgttacacttgttgtgctcccggtcaaaaatgaccggccattggaaatgaatgaattagactacaaaatacagaaataatttaaatataatagttTAGGAGCATCCCAAACCTTCAGATGAGCAAATacgtggatgtgtgtttgcacacacaaagtccacagacatgtgcacacacacacacacacacacacacacacacacacacacacacaatgtgtgttgagtgcccttttttgcatcgtctttccatgtacactctttgaggaatatttcaagatgtacttatcatattatgttgtatttgggtttgtttgaatcgggatagtctgctgtaagttacgatatgtcattgtctacaTTACAtgtatgtgtactgtatgtttcaggaagAAATAAGGAAAAACCTGACAAAAAGCctctcctgtttattatatttatgtgtataagtggtcattattcatttattatgtaattattattattattttattattattattattattattatattatcacTATTGTTTTCCacaaggaatatatatatataaagaaaagaacAAAACCCATCATAAGTACTAAAAGAACAAAACCCATCATAAGtactaaaaaagaagttataaaaatatctaatgtaatatcttgtgataatatttgcaatatgagagatttgtAAACAGTCTTAatgggctggtcatttttgacagggaacacaaaatgtgttagcacaaaacgaacacaagggttaaatgtcTTTTTATATAGCACTGAAAAAAGTCAAatttggatttttatttatttttttaataaaggagtGTCCTATGAAACACAGTGTGCTTGTGACtaattatacacacacagatatagacaattaaaacaaaaagtattttgtctATTAGCGAAcattccctctttctctctcgacTTACCTTCTTTCTTTCTAGGCGCTCTTGTTCTTCTTTCTGGAAGTGTTTCTCCCTCTCAattctctgtctctctgcttCTTCTCTGGCTTTGGATTCGGCATCTTCTCGCTGCAAAGAAACACTTGAAATTACATAACAAATTCGTTACACAACAAACACTAACAAGCCACGtttaatcaagtcaagtcaatttaTATGTCATTTGCACAACTTACACAGGTAATGGGCATTGAAACGCTCACGACACAGCCCAGAACCCAGACAATGTATCAAAAGAggaaattaattatattatattcataaatgtatgtatttatcaAATTGCATTATATAATATCAAATGGTATAGCAAAAAGGTGAGTGTTGCTTTCAATAGAGATGAAACATTTCAAGAACCGATGCCCGATATATCACACATCTAACGGCGATGTAGTCATGCCAGAAATGACTTATTATCAAGTTcaagaataaaacaaattaaagtgGACAGTTGAACTGTTTTGTCCTCCAATATATCACAAGTAGTGATTTCAATTTAACTCCCAGCCACAAGGCGGAAGCAGAGAGCAATATTTCTTCTGTGTAGGAATGGTTGTGATGTAACTGATATAAATGATATACTGTAAATTCATGGTATACTTTCTATAAGATCAGACTAGACCAAGTATCTTTCAAAGGTTTACAAGTATTTGTATTATATGTACAATAACAAATGAATAAAGTGCACTGCATATAAAGGTTCCTCTTAATCTTAAAGTCATTTGGGCTCAGATCCAGATGCTGCATCAGTTCAATCTGCTTATGTATATCTAGTGTCTTTTCTCATATCAGAAGATTAAACCTTGAGAAAATACTTTTTGATGCTTCACAGAAACCACAGATGTTCTTTGCACTGTACATCCAGAGAGCCACAGACAGCCTTATTAAGCCTGTCCTGCATCATCAAATCAAACCGCACTGCATCCCACATACACAGACAGAATACACATTACATGGGCTCTGTGCGCACTGACACAGTCCTGTTACTCTAATGATCCCATTAAGAGCATCAGCTGAGTGTTGCCCGGGGGCTCACAGGACGTCCTCTCTTGTGCACAGTTCTCAACAGCAGCTCATACACTGCAGGGACTCTTAACTGAGACTGTCATTAGAAAGCACTCACATTAAACACCCCTTTGTCTGCATGTGCCTCGGTCACCTTGATGCTTTATGTTAAAATTGAACGATTTTACTGAGGACTGCACTGAAATaaagttggtaacactttaaaataaagttctattttctcacattagttaatgcattaggtatcatgaagtaacaattaacaatatttttaacagcatttattcctcgttgttaatttatcaaaattttgttcattgtttgttcatgttagttcatgtaaTTAATGATAATGAGTACAACTGTAAAAACACATTAGTGAATGTAgaaattgtatattattattatattatattaaattagttATTTATTATGATACATTATGTATTAGTATAATATTTACTATTATTACATTGCTATTAATattatctatattatattattatctaattattaaaataatgtattatcattttattatttattattgcattatgaatatatatatatatatatatatatatatatatatatatatatatatatatatatatatatatatatatataaatataattttattttattttatttacctgcttggccaattaacagaaATGTAactttagaaatgtaatatttaatatttttttaataatacaattaaattaaattaaatttttgtatAATGAATGCTTAATGGTATAATTAATTCTAGTCAACTGATCTACATAAATTAGTCATAAATGGAGTCTATTACCCATCATGCTCTGCTCACCTGTCTCTGGAGTCGCAGGTTTTCCTCCTGCTCGGCTTGTGCTCTCTCCTGCGCCTCCCTCTCCTCCTGTAGACGCTGCTGCTCTGCCATGAAGCGCGCCTCCTCTTCCCTTCgcctcctctcctcctcctcacGCTTGGCGTGCTCCTCACGCAGTGCTCTGAATGAAGACAGGACTGTATTAGCATTTATAGTCTAGATAGTGATGACCAAACACATTTTGTCTCAACCACAGATGGTGCAACTACGGACCGTCTGACCAAAATCGcttaattctgattggctggtttaaaCAAAATTTTGGCATTGTTGTTTTTAGACCAAAGCTTGTCAAGGCTGGCAGACCAACTCTAAtcagttaagaccagcaaaccaagtAACTGACCTGCTCCTCTGCTCCTGTTCTCGTTTATCttgttcctctctttctctctgctcacgGGCTTGACGTCTCTTCTCCGCCAGCACCCTGGCTGCTTCCTCAGGGTCACTGGTCCCAGCTGTTGGCTTGGCAACCGGAGGTCcgggctctggagagagagatCTAGAAGGTGTGGAGACCACTTTGGCCACCTCTGGAGTCTGAGGAGCTGTTTTGATCGGCGGAGAGACAGTGGAGGGCGTGGCTGGAGCAGAGGAGACGGTGATGTCAGGAATACTGGGTGTTGCTAAACCAAAAAAAGAGGAGAAATGTTTATAAAACAGTGCAGGCCAAAGGAACAGATATTTCATAAACtcgtaataataaataaactccttaaaacacactttttactttcttaataattAGTAACTAATATTTTCATGTCAGTTTAGAAAAGTACCGACAGCCTTGTGAGTGGATAATTTTGTACTCTAAACatgaattttgttgtaaattattaTGCATTTCTCCGTGAATATTgtgcaaaataattaaatattaatttcattttagcTATTTTGTAGGGTATTGAATAAGGTTTTTaccattatatatttatatataatttttttacatggttttctggaatacttgattctgattggtcacttACAGAATTCTGTGGTCAGATATTTTTGTATGACTGCTAAACGTTATAATTAGCTGTCGTCCCAAGCAACCGATGTTCTACATAAATTAGTCATAAAACACACTTTTTTACTTTTCTTactatttaataaaacatttttttttacacacttgGCACTCCCTTGAAACTTCAAGGTAGTTTATGTTTCAATTTATTTAGAGCATGTAGTCTGCAATATTACTTATGCTGGTTAAATCAAAGATGCTCTAAATCCAGTCTAAGTACgtcacttcctagtgcttgacgcatgcgcagagcacaaGATAGCACTATTGGAAGTgctatcgagcttgaaatcacaatcgccaaggagactgctgatgttaagatttatagtgaaaaagaagtcatattttggtctgttctcacccaaaaccaattggatcgcttcagaagacatggattaaaccactggagtcctatggattacttttatgctgcctttatgtgctttttggagcttcaaagttctagtcaccgttcacttgcattgtatggacctacagagctgaaatattcatctaaaaatcttcatttgtgttctgcagaagaaaggaagtcatacacatctgggatggcatgagggtgagttaatgatgagagaattttcatttttcggtgaactttGACTTTAAGGCAACTAACTAGACAAAACTAACCAAGAAGCCCTGAGACAAAACACAAAATTGCAATCTAAATCAGATTACAATCGTCATTAAGTTATTTATGATGGTGTTTTTAAAATCTGTATGGTTTAATGACATAATGTCAAGACTAACAGCACTATCAAAGTTGAATAAATTGGTTTTATTCCGAGAATTATGGAATGTTGTCTCTACACAGAGATAGCACTCACAAAgcacaatagagcacaacagtgatcgcccactttttcagccacctTGGTTCCAGAAGCATTTTTCTCATATAttgttttccatagggatttcataaaaaatcCTTCATTAAAGGGTTTAAAGCCATGAACCGAACCAATCAGCCACAAGGTGAATCACAGttttagtaaaacattttttttatgctCTTTGtattatttgacaaaattacCAGTTGACTGGAAAAGAGGcacaataaaaataatcacaaatgagatttacttgattttgctttgttttctttGCACATCGCATTCTTACACTTTTGTCTCCTTTGTaaccaagtacactaactttttgagaaaaaaaaaaattattaagaaaTGACACTGCAATTGTTGTAatttgcatacatacacacacacacacacattaaatgtgCATTTGAGAACAcattcagctgtcacagagattTATCTGATAGTAAAAGCAACTCTTAAGAGCTCAAGGAAGCATCTTTGCTTTGGTCTTCATGATGATCACACTCACCATTTGTCTCCTTGGGAAGGTCAGCCTGACTGGGCTCTTTCTTTGTTTCCACAGCGACAGCAACGACGGCAGGTTGCTGCACGCGGGCGGGAGTCTGAGCTCGTTTAGGTCGGGTCTTGGTGCCAGGAGGGGTCCGACCAGAAGATGAGCCGGGTTTAGAGGACACTGTGGGGTTGGGGGAGAGTGGACGACTCCTGGGGTTCGCAGGTGAAGACGATCTGTTTTTGGCTTTGACATTTGGACTGAGAAGAGATTAAGAACATATTACAATCTAGACTAAAAACAACTGCCTCCAACACCAATTCCTAACCAGGTACAATCTGATTGAGTGACAAATGATAAATCTCATCCATGGTAACCAGAGTCCTGCGCAGCCCCACCCACAATGAAACCTCACTGGTCCAAATCCCTGCtaacaaactagatttttactagGGCCgaaaatttaacatgttaatttagagcaattaattatacaaaaatggATGGAATGCAAATACCTGGGACAGATTGATAAACTCAACTGTAAAATGGatcgctgtggactgtaggccagttgTAGGCATATGTTcaaagatatggaaataaaacaaacaacatattgactttttgtattgtctaatcaacaCTTTACTGGTCTGTCACAATAATGtcatgtatttgaattatctgaatttatatatatctttaaaaaaaaaaatatatatatatatatatatatatatatatatatatatatatattttttttttttttaattaaacattttaattatttattgaattatgtttatttttattatattttttattttatttattatatttactcgtctgtcacaataatgtcaagtatttgaattatctgaatttatatattatttttaataaattacaattttaattaaaaattatatttatttattgaataatgtttatttttattataatttttattttaatatattataataaaaatgtaatttgaattttaattatatactgaattatctttatttggggtgTGGGGGTGTTCTTGGCAAATAGGCTTTATTGGTCCAAATCTATTCtaacaaactagatttttactagGGTCGTCAATTTAACAAAATCATTTAGTGAGGTTAAttctataaaaatgaatatatgcaattcattcgattaattaatttgcacatcatgtaatttattcaataataaaaaaagaatctatTGACAGCTCAAATTTGtacaatttttttaagaaaatttggAGATTGCCCATGCAGCTGTCgccgccatgatgctagggtgttttgggtgttcGTGAGggcatttctatgtggttgccatggtgttctgagtggttgctagggcgttattaggtagttgctagggtgttctgggtagttgagTAAAAAGTGAAAAGagtccacccccatgtctctataatattctggaCTATTGAAATGACTGTCCTTcagtgcaagtctatgggattttataGTGTTTTTGCAAGTCTATGGGAACTGTTTTGTTGTCCGCCAGGAGAAAATCATAAGTTTGATAGGTTACAAAAGTAATGGCACCCCTCTcctcactcaacaagccacacaatttgtgtgtgtgtgtgtgtgtgtgtgtgtgaatcaccAGGCTTCTGTTTTTGTTCTGGTTATGCTCTGGGACTGTCTCTTCTTCTCTACTTGATCTTTAGACAGAGCATTCTTCTCCTTTTCATTCTCTCGTTCcttgtctttcttttctttcttcttcttctcaaACTAAATGCCAAAAAAGCAATGCATTAGTTTCAATGGGTCATATCATGGATAATGGAGATTGATGTACTATGTAGACATACTTTAGCGTTCACTACACAAAGTACCCTCCCTAGTTCGCCCAGGCCATTTATAAAAACTGCTACATTTGTGAACTACACTGGTAAGTGAAGATTCACTAATGATAGCAGaggtcttaaaggtacagtagcaaaaacagcatgTTTAATTAAGTGAGAGCGAGGGTGGATAATGATCTGCTTTTGGTGCATGAACCTTAACATTATTAGTTCAGTGTTAAATGTTTAAAGTTCATTATATTGAATAACATTGTTTGTGGATGTCAGGGGGAAAAAAGTGTAGAATAGTGTAGAATATGGCCCTTTTAATACTTAGTATATTGAGATTTCTTCACATTAATAGCTCTgattattttttctaaattatttttaaaagttaatagttCATGACCTGAGCGTGTTGTTCTGTGACTGGACTTGTTTGTGTTTACGTGCTTACCCATGTAGCGTTGCGTCTGTGTTGGCGCTGTGTGATGTCAGGCGTGCTGGTGGAGACTCTCCAGCGTTCAGTGTTGTGCTGGTGAGGACGATGATGAGAGCAGCCCGTCAGAGGAGACACAGACGAAGAGCGCGAACACTGATCTGAGATCAGACACAGACATCAACAAAGACGATACTTTATATAACCTCAAAACATTACAAACTGATCTGAGATCAGATAGAGAAGATGTCTCATTCAGTTATTTGATCTCAAAACACTACAGTATATACTGATCTGAGACCAGACAGaaatacaaaatatatcaaaaaattGAGAATTCCGTTTGGGATATCAGATAAACAATTACATCAGgtataaaatacacacattaagcgaactgcaaaaataattttcttactcagtatttttgtctttccagtaaaaatatctaaaaatccttaaaacaagagacatttacttgagaagcaaaatgacaacatattaagtcttgttttcagagaaatctaacaaaattaagttagggtttatgcttaaaactagaaaacaatgcccagtggggtaagaaaaatacaccTAATACAAAGCAAGGGCATAGccagtaaattatttttgggtgggcctcaataaaaaggGATTTGGCAAGTTTTCGaccaataattttttatttttttttttaccaaattttccttaaaaacattcagaaagttctttcacactttcagaaatcagaatttatgcattttttaaacgatttatgaatatatattttaagtcaaagaataatctgggTGGTATAATGTGTAACTCACGGGGGTCACTGCTGTTCTGTAGGGTGGCTACGCTCCGACTCCGAGCCAGAAAGGAAAGAGTAGGCATCATCAGTCTCTCCACAATGCGGCTCTCCCACGGGCTCAGATGCAAACTGCGGGCTGATACAAGAGGGCACATCAACACACACGGACACATAGAGCAGGTCACTTGACAAAGGACCTTCAACCACTCAGCTGGCTGTTAGACCCAACGACAGCTTAACCAATCAGAGTTGCTGTTTTGTCAGGAGTGCCTTTCGTTGAGAGAACACTGAAATCAATTTTTTTAGACTCTGCTGGTCTACTACTGGAGACCTAATCTACACTATAAGTTTTGTGAATGCTCATGTCTTCTAAATGAGTGAACAGCTGTGATTCTGatatgcacgcacgcacacacacacacacacacacacacacacacacacacacacacacatgttgatgcggctatccttataaggactctccatagacataatgatttttatactgtaagaactatagattctgtcccctaaccctaaccctacccctaaacctaaccctcacaaaaaaattcctgcatttttacattttcagaaaaacattgtttagtgtgtttttttatgcaatttgaattatggggacactagaaatgtcctcataaaccacatttatagcataatacccttgtaattaccagtttgtgacctaaaaaatgtcctcgtaaaccatccaaacccgcccacacacacacacacacacacacacacacacacacacacttggacaCTCCCTTGAAACTTCAAGGTAGTTTATGTTTCAATTTATTTAGAGCATGTAGTCTGCAACATTACTTATGCTGGTTAAATCAAAGATGCTCTAAATCCAGTCTAAGTACgtcacttcctagtgcttgacgcatgcgcagagcacaaGATAGCACTATTGGAAGTgctatcgagcttgaaatcacgatcgccaaggagactgctgatgttaagatttatagtgaaaaagaagtcatattttggtctgttctcacccaaaaccaattggatcgcttcagaagacatggattaaaccactggagtcctatggattacttttatgctgcctttatgtgcttttcggagcttcaaagctctagtcaccgttcacttgcattgtatggacctacagagctgaaatattcatctaaaaatcttcatttgtgttctgcagaagaaaggaagtcatacacatctgggatggcatgagggtgagtaaatgatgagagaagtttcatttttgggtgaactttgacTTTAAGGCAACTAACTAGACAAAACTAACCAAGAAGCCCTGAGACAAAACACAAAATTGCAATCTAAATCAGATTACAATCGTCATTAAGTTATTTATGATGGTGTTTTTAAAATCTGTATGGTTTAATGACATAATGTCAAGACTAACAGCACTATCAAAGCTGAATAAATTGGTTTTATTCCGAGAATTATGGAATGTTGTCTCTATACAGAGATAGCACTCACAAAgcacaatagagcacaacagtgatcgcccactttttcagccacctTGGTTCCAGAAGCATTTTTctcatatatttttttccatagggatttcataaaaaatcCTTCATTAAAGGGTTTAAAGCCATGAACCGAACCAATCAGCCACAAGGTGAATCACAGCATTACAATCCTTTATTTaaaccaaaaaagtatttgaaaatcagacaaaaacacaaaggtacaagactgtgaacCTACCGTCTGTCATGAAGAAATGAACTTTTCTTTTTAatcgaaataaaaacaattaattttaaggtgtttattataagtatagaatcaaaatatttaaagtatattgcaaaatattcagataagtacaaatatataagtagtttgagagtgtagagagaTTGACTCGGTTGTTATTCACAGTGTGATGGAAGTGGGCGCTCGCTACAGAGATCTTTTGGCGCGCTTTGATTGCCAGGACTCTCTGATTGGTCGATTTGTTtgctcaggatcatgggtagtgtagttcattaccaggaattccactattaaacacgatATTTTCAAACTGATGGTTTTAACAGTAGCATTTACAATCAAGTGATAACCTCAGAagtcacagtaggtctgtctttaaaggataataatatatcattaaaaaaatctctTATGGATATatgtgaaaattaatgggatttttttatttccagaaccagactgttgcactctatagaaatttccatgacttttctaggcctagaaatcacagttttaaaatgtcaaggttttccatgactgtggaaacCCTGGATATGTTGATGTATTACATTAATAAGACAACAATAAAATGAGATCAGATAATTTGGGCTGTCACAAAGATGATTGAATGACAGTCATTGCGATCAGACTCTGCAGAGATGAGACAGTTTCAATTAGTCGCTTCTCTACAGACATGAGAAGACACGTGACGAACATGTGATGTGACGAAGGAATTAATCTGTGGTCTTGGCTCCACTCCTCCACCAAATCACCATTTTATCCCtataaatacaaacacacacacactcccattcAGGCACAAACGCACTtcaaattcaatacacacagtaTCTGACAACCATGTAACATTCAAACAATACTGTGTATCAAAACGAATCCTTGTTCGCAAGCATCACAGCGAGTAACAAGGTGGTGCTCCAATCTGACACTTTggaaacacaacaaaatttacaACATTTTGTGACAGCTGGTCACTGGCTGTTGCTAGGCAACAGCTGCCTTTTTATTCCACCACTGCGGCAAAACACTGCTGTTGCCTGAACTACTGTAACAGAAGGCTTCATCATGATCTATCATTTAGATTGTTGCTTCAAGACAATCTTCACACCGTACGTTATAAAATGAAAAGTGGATGAACAAATACAGTAGCCATGGTAGCCTCTAACAGGAACATAGTTATAAATCTTGAATGTCAACTATCTCAGTAACAGCTCTGGGaggtcttttttttctctcccaatttggaatgcccaattcccaatgtgcttttaagtcctcaaggtcgcgtagtgattcgcctcagtttGCCtcaggaggacgaatctcagttgcctccacgtctgagatcgtcaacccgcgcatcttatcacgtggcttgttgagcacgttgccacggagacatagcgcatgtggaggcttcacgccatccaccgcggcaaccaccacgcgccccaccgagaacgaaccacattatagtgaccacgaggagtttaccccatgtgactctaccctccctagcaaccgggccaatttggttgctta from Myxocyprinus asiaticus isolate MX2 ecotype Aquarium Trade chromosome 30, UBuf_Myxa_2, whole genome shotgun sequence includes:
- the LOC127420864 gene encoding MAP7 domain-containing protein 1-like isoform X1 gives rise to the protein MNKMENKALESSFEEKLTLSEKVLTSPPETSGILEKENEMESEILKADDTTVTDSSLITDPPSKTEPIISDPRPTTPGGTANSLPKKDGISSEQRQKQAKQRREERAKYLEQKTQEQAAKKAQWLEKEEKARRLRESQLEERRRKLEEQRLKAEKRRALLEEKQRLKLEKNKERYESAIKRSTKKTWAEIRQQRWSWAGGLNQTSRRESRCSASTVNLPRQTEPVLNNRLSKSSATLWNSPCRTRSLHLSPWESRIVERLMMPTLSFLARSRSVATLQNSSDPHQCSRSSSVSPLTGCSHHRPHQHNTERWRVSTSTPDITQRQHRRNATWFEKKKKEKKDKERENEKEKNALSKDQVEKKRQSQSITRTKTEACPNVKAKNRSSSPANPRSRPLSPNPTVSSKPGSSSGRTPPGTKTRPKRAQTPARVQQPAVVAVAVETKKEPSQADLPKETNATPSIPDITVSSAPATPSTVSPPIKTAPQTPEVAKVVSTPSRSLSPEPGPPVAKPTAGTSDPEEAARVLAEKRRQAREQREREEQDKREQEQRSRALREEHAKREEEERRRREEEARFMAEQQRLQEEREAQERAQAEQEENLRLQRQREDAESKAREEAERQRIEREKHFQKEEQERLERKKRLEEIMKRTRKSDAGGQKDAKSPAQVNGKISDSVIQKNPSDSLHSGATNLNQSQGDMKTSPMSWDSSPIINGVQTNKHQNGLSSNGETADFEEIIKLSNHSGSSSGQGQPADPIMAFEGGEPFMMKAGPIKPQHVAEVL
- the LOC127420864 gene encoding MAP7 domain-containing protein 1-like isoform X3, which translates into the protein MNKMENKALESSFEEKLTLSEKVLTSPPETSGILEKENEMESEILKADDTTVTDSSLITDPPSKTEPIISDPRPTTPGGTANSLPKKDGISSEQRQKQAKQRREERAKYLAAKKAQWLEKEEKARRLRESQLEERRRKLEEQRLKAEKRRALLEEKQRLKLEKNKERYESAIKRSTKKTWAEIRQQRWSWAGGLNQTSRRESRCSASTVNLPRQTEPVLNNRLSKSSATLWNSPCRTRSLHLSPWESRIVERLMMPTLSFLARSRSVATLQNSSDPHQCSRSSSVSPLTGCSHHRPHQHNTERWRVSTSTPDITQRQHRRNATWFEKKKKEKKDKERENEKEKNALSKDQVEKKRQSQSITRTKTEACPNVKAKNRSSSPANPRSRPLSPNPTVSSKPGSSSGRTPPGTKTRPKRAQTPARVQQPAVVAVAVETKKEPSQADLPKETNATPSIPDITVSSAPATPSTVSPPIKTAPQTPEVAKVVSTPSRSLSPEPGPPVAKPTAGTSDPEEAARVLAEKRRQAREQREREEQDKREQEQRSRALREEHAKREEEERRRREEEARFMAEQQRLQEEREAQERAQAEQEENLRLQRQREDAESKAREEAERQRIEREKHFQKEEQERLERKKRLEEIMKRTRKSDAGGQKDAKSPAQVNGKISDSVIQKNPSDSLHSGATNLNQSQGDMKTSPMSWDSSPIINGVQTNKHQNGLSSNGETADFEEIIKLSNHSGSSSGQGQPADPIMAFEGGEPFMMKAGPIKPQHVAEVL